A single genomic interval of Aquificaceae bacterium harbors:
- a CDS encoding OmpA family protein, whose translation MKRFVLLVASSTVLFAQDFSNMRLLEGLNQVQKGIELAKREEVDKKNPYHFEKAKANRDVAKILASEMDEVGSRVFMIKSFNALSKAGSGKLELDHIEFITQVNANTAESQRALGLDISSLNAGLKYIRENKALSCAPAELARAEVYYDAMVYELSKPRPNITRLVDFYSKAQAEINSATEKVNIAKEGNLECYTGKPFVPELARVEEPTIRPTLTPMPSQIQEEPLMIPARIHFDFNKSTIKKEYIPLLNEVVKVLKENPNVRVRIEGFTDDIGSKAYNDRLALRRAQAVRDYLVRAGIPADRIEVAGFGKERYIADNTTPIGRFTNRRVEFIVIQVPGQ comes from the coding sequence ATGAAAAGGTTTGTGCTTTTGGTAGCAAGCTCTACTGTCCTTTTTGCACAGGACTTTTCTAACATGAGGCTTCTTGAGGGTCTAAATCAGGTTCAAAAAGGTATTGAGCTCGCAAAGAGGGAAGAGGTGGACAAGAAAAACCCTTATCATTTTGAAAAGGCAAAGGCAAACAGAGATGTGGCTAAAATACTGGCTTCTGAGATGGATGAAGTAGGCTCAAGGGTATTTATGATAAAGAGCTTTAATGCTCTCTCTAAGGCTGGTTCAGGTAAGTTAGAGCTTGACCATATAGAGTTCATAACGCAGGTTAATGCAAATACGGCAGAATCCCAAAGGGCTCTTGGGCTTGATATAAGCTCTCTTAATGCAGGCTTGAAGTATATTAGAGAAAACAAAGCTCTAAGCTGTGCTCCTGCTGAGCTTGCAAGGGCGGAAGTATATTATGATGCCATGGTTTATGAGCTTTCAAAACCCAGACCTAATATTACAAGGCTTGTAGACTTTTACTCAAAGGCTCAAGCGGAAATAAACAGTGCCACTGAAAAGGTCAATATAGCAAAAGAGGGAAACCTTGAGTGCTATACAGGCAAGCCCTTTGTTCCAGAGCTTGCAAGGGTTGAAGAGCCCACAATAAGACCCACGCTTACTCCTATGCCTTCTCAAATCCAGGAAGAGCCTCTCATGATACCCGCAAGGATTCACTTTGATTTTAACAAATCCACCATAAAGAAGGAATATATCCCCCTCCTTAACGAGGTGGTAAAGGTGCTTAAGGAAAATCCAAATGTAAGGGTAAGGATAGAAGGCTTTACAGATGATATAGGCTCAAAGGCATACAACGATAGGCTCGCCTTAAGAAGGGCTCAGGCGGTAAGAGACTATCTTGTAAGGGCTGGTATACCTGCGGACAGGATAGAAGTTGCTGGCTTTGGAAAAGAAAGATACATAGCGGATAACACCACTCCCATAGGAAGGTTTACCAACAGAAGAGTGGAGTTTATTGTGATTCAAGTCCCCGGTCAGTAA
- the dtd gene encoding D-aminoacyl-tRNA deacylase: MRAVLQRVKQSKVFVDGVEVASIGEGLNILLGVGVGDTEEDVKKLVEKTVNLRIFEDSSGKFNLSILDVKGSALVVSQFTLYANVKKGRRPSFEYAEKPDRARELYELFVKKLSEYVPTQCGVFGATMEVHIVNWGPVTIILDSKEL, encoded by the coding sequence ATGAGGGCAGTCCTGCAAAGAGTAAAGCAGTCTAAGGTTTTTGTGGATGGTGTAGAGGTGGCGAGCATAGGAGAGGGGTTAAATATCCTTTTAGGTGTAGGTGTTGGGGATACAGAGGAGGATGTGAAAAAGCTTGTAGAAAAAACGGTAAACCTCCGAATATTTGAAGACAGCTCTGGAAAGTTTAACCTCTCTATTCTTGATGTGAAGGGGTCTGCCCTTGTGGTTTCTCAATTTACTCTTTACGCTAACGTAAAAAAGGGTAGAAGACCAAGTTTTGAGTATGCGGAGAAGCCAGACAGAGCAAGGGAGCTTTATGAACTCTTTGTAAAGAAACTTTCAGAGTATGTGCCCACTCAATGTGGTGTATTTGGTGCTACAATGGAGGTGCATATAGTCAACTGGGGACCAGTAACTATAATTCTTGATAGTAAGGAGCTTTAG